From the Bacillales bacterium genome, the window CTCCGCGAGCCGCCGATGCGGAACCGACGCATACGTCCGTACGACAGCGTTTCTTTCGGCGACGAAAGCTTTCAACTGTTCCGCATCTTGAGCGGACACCACTCGCTCGTCGGCCAATATGTCGAGGATATCGGCATAGCTTCCCGGATCACGCATAATAAAACCGTCAATCATCTGGTTTCCGACATCAATGACCGCCTCAATCAACACGTGGCCCAATCTCTCCAACGCCAGTCGTCCCGTGTGACCGCTCCAGTTTTTTTCGCTTTCAAACGTCTTAAGGCATTTTTCCATATATAATAAAATTTGTTCAATCTTCTCTCGATCGACGAAATACATAACGTCCACCTCCACAACCCATATTAGCACATTCGGTCTTCAGTATCGCCGATGCTCAACCGAACCGTTTCTTTTCTTCTGCGGCGCGTTTATACTAAATACAAGAACGCTTGGAGAGAAGGGGGTATCCCGTAATGAGCGAAGAAAGATTTTTCTTTTACGATGAATCGGAACAAACGCAAACCCGTTACGTCGGTTTCATGGGGGAAACAACACGGTTTGACATCGGAATCTTGAAAACCGACCATTATTACGGTAAACAAATCGTATTCAACATTCAAAACGGCCGGTTTGCCATTAT encodes:
- a CDS encoding DUF3055 domain-containing protein, coding for MSEERFFFYDESEQTQTRYVGFMGETTRFDIGILKTDHYYGKQIVFNIQNGRFAIIGEDDLNEPGYIERAFAISEAEAEELKSFLWELI
- a CDS encoding DUF86 domain-containing protein; translation: MYFVDREKIEQILLYMEKCLKTFESEKNWSGHTGRLALERLGHVLIEAVIDVGNQMIDGFIMRDPGSYADILDILADERVVSAQDAEQLKAFVAERNAVVRTYASVPHRRLAETIQQSREALGRFPEQVRRYLTEELGPVSAFLPREQGTGE